Within Phycisphaerae bacterium, the genomic segment CTGAACACGAACCAACAGCATACCTCTCGGAGGCTTGCTAGATGATTATCAGCTTCGAGCTTGGATGAGTCTTTGTCTGGCGAACCCTATGCCCTCACCCGTCCCTTTCACTGAACCCCGAACCCTTATCATCGCCTCAAATCTGTGAACCGTCCGGCGATCGGATAGTACTTCACCGGCCCGGTGCCCGGTTGGCCGGTAACCGAGTCGCGAGGTTCCAGCGTCAGGCCGTGGGCGGTGACCTCGGCCACGATGAACTCCACCGGCCGGGTCGCGGGGTGAACCGAGGCCTGAGTGGCGTAGACGTGCAGGTTGGGTTTCCACTTCGGAGCCAGGTTGGCGCCGCCGTGCCAGTGACCTCCGAACGCTGCCATGACAGTCTGTTCGTCGCGACACTCCTCGAGCACGCGGCCCAGCGGCCGAGAATCCATCCCACGATCGCCGGTCAGGTACTCGGGGTGATGGAGGAATACGAGGGTCGGCAGGCGCCGTGGATTGTTGACGTGTCGGCAGAAGTCGTCCTTCATCCATTGCAGATGGGCTTCCCATTGCGGCCGTTCTCGGGCCAGGCGCTCGGCGGGCCAGTCGGGTCTGGGCGGGGAGATGTTCGAGTCCACGACCGCGAAATGGATTCCGCCGCGATTGAATGAGTAGTTGTAGGGGCCGCGGGCCTGGAAGGCTTGATAAGCCGGCGTTTGGGCCGATTGGTTGAACAGGTGGTTGAGCGGCCGCGGCGTCTGGGCCAGGAACCAGTTAACTTTGATGTCCTGCACGCGATGGTGGACGTCGTGGTTGCCCATCACGGGATAGATTTCAATGCCGGCTGCTGTCATACGGTTGAAGGACTTGCGGATGGTCTCGATCTCCTCTTCGCTGACGCCCGGCACCTCGTCGTTGCCGATGTCGCCCAGCACCACCGCGAACGCCGGTCGAAGTCGGATCACGTGGTCGGTCATCGCCTCAAGCTGATCGAACGCGCCCGGGGCCGGGTGGAGGTCTGAGATAACGACGAACCGCGTCGCCGGCGTGTTGCAGCCGACGGTTACCGCCAAGACACATGCGATAACAAGTGCCAGTACGATCGGCCCGGCCGGATGCCGGTCAAGGCATGCTTTCAAAGATGCGGGAAATGATTTCATACGCATGTGCTCCAGCAGTTCGCTTGAAAACCCGGAACATCTCACCGCAGCTTGAACCTTGCCAGCGGCGAGCACAACGTGCGACATTCTCCGTTGATG encodes:
- a CDS encoding metallophosphoesterase; its protein translation is MKSFPASLKACLDRHPAGPIVLALVIACVLAVTVGCNTPATRFVVISDLHPAPGAFDQLEAMTDHVIRLRPAFAVVLGDIGNDEVPGVSEEEIETIRKSFNRMTAAGIEIYPVMGNHDVHHRVQDIKVNWFLAQTPRPLNHLFNQSAQTPAYQAFQARGPYNYSFNRGGIHFAVVDSNISPPRPDWPAERLARERPQWEAHLQWMKDDFCRHVNNPRRLPTLVFLHHPEYLTGDRGMDSRPLGRVLEECRDEQTVMAAFGGHWHGGANLAPKWKPNLHVYATQASVHPATRPVEFIVAEVTAHGLTLEPRDSVTGQPGTGPVKYYPIAGRFTDLRR